The Luteolibacter arcticus genome includes a window with the following:
- a CDS encoding DUF3472 domain-containing protein, with protein sequence MTTAPLSLPKICLLTLASLTAFASAQEDPCAQPSPKEMAEAAGVKLPRSPWHVANIWWDFTGKTEHFESLAMDVAIDRDVPSTYNLYIAPVGVGFINGLQFYGGLQSNINGWASKESRERIHPGKGAIFSRWSKDQKTPIGLEHVHTAGPDCLVESAGYEGEFASVRRPFAWTKGTYTYEIVKGETEKAEGDSPAKTWFHCRVTDSTGKVHPVGSIRFEGDDFTFWEKHSAFVEVYSTAKIPSSNIPKVNVTFGWPRLNGKKAPLKNASAYYPHDRGPAAPDCAWVKADGENCVVEVGPIFKRDEAKRRHPIDIKLQEQATAPK encoded by the coding sequence ATGACGACCGCTCCGCTCTCGCTCCCAAAAATCTGCCTCCTCACCCTCGCGTCCCTCACCGCCTTCGCGAGCGCCCAGGAGGATCCCTGTGCCCAGCCTTCGCCGAAGGAAATGGCGGAAGCCGCTGGCGTGAAGCTGCCGCGTTCCCCATGGCACGTCGCCAATATCTGGTGGGACTTCACCGGCAAGACCGAGCACTTCGAATCGCTCGCCATGGACGTCGCCATCGATCGCGACGTCCCCTCCACCTACAATCTCTACATCGCCCCCGTCGGCGTCGGCTTCATCAATGGCCTGCAATTCTACGGCGGTCTCCAGAGCAATATCAACGGCTGGGCCTCCAAGGAATCCCGCGAACGCATCCACCCCGGCAAGGGCGCGATCTTCTCCCGTTGGTCGAAGGACCAGAAGACCCCCATCGGCCTCGAACACGTCCACACCGCCGGCCCGGATTGCCTCGTCGAGAGCGCCGGTTACGAAGGCGAGTTCGCCAGCGTCCGCCGTCCCTTCGCATGGACCAAGGGCACCTACACCTACGAGATCGTCAAAGGCGAGACCGAGAAGGCCGAGGGAGACAGCCCCGCCAAGACCTGGTTCCACTGCCGCGTCACCGACAGCACCGGCAAGGTCCACCCGGTCGGCAGCATTCGCTTCGAAGGCGATGACTTCACCTTCTGGGAAAAGCACTCCGCCTTCGTCGAGGTTTACAGCACCGCGAAGATCCCCTCGTCGAACATCCCCAAGGTAAACGTCACCTTCGGCTGGCCACGCCTCAATGGAAAGAAAGCGCCGCTGAAGAATGCCAGCGCCTACTACCCCCACGACAGAGGCCCGGCGGCACCCGATTGCGCCTGGGTCAAGGCCGATGGCGAGAACTGCGTCGTCGAAGTCGGTCCCATCTTCAAGCGCGACGAAGCCAAGCGGAGACACCCCATCGACATCAAGCTCCAGGAGCAAGCCACCGCGCCCAAGTAG
- a CDS encoding beta strand repeat-containing protein, with protein sequence MSPHRPCSRPRSPSRSIAFHTSAVLLLSAVAMGPAAAQTTLAAGDLQVLGATTDSDDSFSFVLWKDITSGTVIRFTDRSFTNATTSMLNDEHDMSLTFNSALTAGTVIRLVDSGTTLVNGGTFTGTKSGSLSGVSADGDQIFAYQGTALGSGTNFTGRTLLYGLNAGNTSWVTSGTSANASFRPDAITGTDLSLDSGNFDNVDYTGARTGMTTAAYRAAVANLDNFTQNDTRSDLGTGAFTSTGSVNLTWDNNGRTAGTGGNGTWDTTTQSRFSNSANTTFLHWVNASIANGHTAVFGGTVGTVSVASGGVTTSGLQFDTNGYVLQNNTVTLLDYDGAGGASPALTVGNASHTATVNSTLAGTSGLTKFGAGTAILGANNSYSGGTTISAGTLQVGNGGTTGALGSGAVTNNAALVFNRSNNFSVSTDIGGTGTVRKTGAGIMDMLGVNDYSGTTTVDQGAINITGSAANSAFTVNGGATVTGGGAIGSVTVKSGGTLNPGDTGVTGSLATGSVTMEAGSIFQLAANTATAGSGYDQLNAVGSVSLAGALEIVVNFTPLDTQRLFILTNDGTDAISGTFTGLANDSVFDIGGQDYKISYFANSASNSMTGGNDIALQAVPEPAAVMLASLGTLGLALRRRRHLA encoded by the coding sequence ATGTCCCCTCACCGCCCCTGCTCGCGTCCGCGTTCGCCTTCCCGCTCGATCGCATTTCACACCTCCGCCGTGCTGCTGCTGTCCGCCGTGGCCATGGGCCCGGCTGCGGCACAGACGACGCTGGCTGCGGGAGATCTACAGGTGCTGGGAGCGACCACGGATTCCGATGACTCGTTCTCATTCGTGCTGTGGAAGGATATCACCTCCGGCACGGTGATCCGCTTCACGGACCGGAGCTTCACGAATGCCACCACCAGCATGCTCAACGATGAGCACGACATGTCGCTCACCTTCAACAGCGCTCTAACGGCGGGCACCGTCATCCGGCTGGTGGACTCGGGAACCACGCTGGTGAACGGTGGCACTTTCACCGGAACCAAGAGCGGCAGCCTGAGCGGGGTCTCGGCCGATGGCGACCAGATCTTCGCCTACCAGGGCACGGCGCTCGGGAGCGGCACGAACTTCACCGGCCGAACGCTGCTCTATGGCTTGAACGCAGGGAACACGAGTTGGGTGACCAGCGGCACGAGCGCGAATGCATCCTTCCGTCCCGACGCGATCACCGGCACCGACCTCAGCCTGGACTCCGGCAACTTCGACAACGTCGACTACACCGGGGCGCGCACGGGCATGACGACCGCCGCCTACCGGGCCGCCGTCGCGAACCTCGACAACTTCACCCAGAACGACACCCGCTCCGACCTTGGAACCGGTGCCTTCACCAGCACCGGCTCGGTGAACCTCACCTGGGACAACAATGGCAGGACCGCCGGCACCGGTGGCAATGGCACCTGGGACACGACCACGCAAAGCCGTTTCTCTAACAGCGCGAACACCACCTTCCTGCACTGGGTGAATGCATCCATCGCGAACGGACACACCGCCGTCTTCGGCGGCACCGTGGGAACGGTGAGCGTGGCCAGCGGCGGCGTCACCACCAGCGGACTGCAGTTCGATACCAACGGCTACGTGCTGCAGAACAACACCGTCACCCTGCTCGACTACGATGGCGCAGGCGGCGCATCCCCGGCGCTGACGGTCGGCAATGCCTCCCACACCGCCACGGTGAACTCGACGCTGGCCGGCACCTCCGGCCTGACCAAGTTCGGCGCGGGCACCGCAATCCTGGGCGCAAACAACAGCTACTCCGGCGGCACCACGATCTCGGCCGGTACGCTGCAGGTCGGCAATGGCGGCACCACCGGTGCGCTCGGCTCGGGTGCGGTGACCAACAACGCCGCCCTCGTCTTCAACCGTTCTAACAACTTCTCCGTCTCCACCGACATCGGCGGCACCGGCACAGTGCGAAAGACCGGCGCCGGCATCATGGACATGCTCGGCGTGAACGACTACTCCGGCACTACGACCGTCGATCAGGGAGCGATCAACATAACCGGCTCCGCGGCCAACAGCGCCTTCACCGTGAATGGCGGCGCGACCGTGACCGGCGGCGGTGCGATCGGCAGCGTGACGGTCAAAAGCGGCGGCACGCTGAATCCCGGCGACACCGGGGTCACCGGCTCGCTCGCCACGGGCAGTGTGACCATGGAAGCCGGCAGCATCTTCCAACTCGCCGCCAACACAGCCACCGCTGGCAGCGGCTACGATCAGCTCAACGCAGTCGGCTCGGTCTCGCTCGCCGGAGCACTGGAGATCGTCGTGAATTTCACCCCGCTCGATACGCAGCGTCTCTTCATCCTCACCAATGACGGCACGGATGCGATCAGCGGCACCTTCACCGGCCTCGCGAATGACTCCGTCTTCGACATCGGCGGGCAGGATTACAAGATCAGCTACTTCGCCAACAGCGCGAGCAACAGCATGACCGGCGGCAACGACATCGCCCTGCAAGCAGTGCCGGAACCGGCTGCCGTCATGCTCGCCAGCCTGGGCACACTCGGCCTAGCCCTCCGCAGGCGCCGGCATCTGGCGTGA